In Nitratireductor mangrovi, the genomic window TGGTGATCTTGTCCGTTGATATTGATGGTCGCCATTTGGCTACTCCCGGAGGTGAAGATCCGATTTTGCTGGATTCGCCGACGACGTCCGGTTGCGTAGGCCCGGAAGACGTTGGCCATGGGCGGCGCCAACCGGCCGCGCCCGGCCGGACGGTATGGCGGTTCCTCCCGTGTGCCGCCCGGCAGGCCGATCATAAGCCTATCCGGCCTCGCGCTCATGTGATTTCGCCGCAGCGCTCGGTCACGAAGCCGTTATCCACCAGGACGTATGGAGCTAACTCTTGGCGGATATGCCCCTCGATGCGAGCTCTGTCGCCGTCGCAAAATCGCCAGCGGATTTCGCGGCAAGCCGCGTGGAAGCGCGTGGCGAAGTGTGTTAATGCGCCCGCTTATCCCAAGACAACAATTAGTCGAGGACCAACAATCATGGCTACTGCCACTGCCGTATCGAGCAATGCCGACACCTTCTTCAACAGCCCGCTTGCGGAGGTTGATCCGGAAATCTTCGGCGCGATCGGCAAGGAACTCGGTCGCCAGCGCCACGAGATCGAACTGATCGCCTCGGAGAACATCGTCAGCCGCGCCGTGCTTGAGGCGCAAGGCTCGATCATGACCAACAAATATGCCGAGGGTTATCCCGGCAAGCGTTATTATGGCGGCTGCCAGTTCGTCGACATCGCCGAGGAACTGGCCATCGAGCGCGCCAAGAAGCTGTTCGACTGCCAGTTCGCCAACGTCCAGCCGAACTCCGGCTCCCAGATGAACCAGGCCGTGTTCCTGGCCCTGCTGAAGCCGGGTGATACCTTCATGGGGCTCGACCTGAATTCCGGCGGCCATCTGACCCACGGCTCGCCGGTCAATATGTCGGGAAAGTGGTTCAACGTCGTCTCCTACGGCGTACGCGAGGACGATCACCTGCTCGACATGGACGCGGTCGAACGCCTGGCGCACGAGCACAAGCCGAAGCTGATCCTTGCCGGCGGCACCGCCTATTCACGCATCTGGGACTGGAAACGCTTCCGCGAGATCGCCGATTCGGTCGGCGCCTGGCTGATGGTCGACATGGCCCACATCGCCGGCTTGGTCGCCGGCGGCGTCCATCCCTCGCCGCTGCCGTACGCGCATGTTGTGACCACCACCACGCACAAATCGCTGCGGGGCCCGCGCGGCGGCATGATCCTGACCAATGACGAGCAGGTGGCCAAGAAAGTCAATTCCGCCGTCTTCCCGGGCTTGCAAGGCGGGCCGCTGATGCATGTGATCGCGGCAAAGGCGGTCGCGTTCGGCGAGGCCCTTCAGCCGGAGTTCCGCGCGTATGCGCGCGACGTCGTGGCGAACGCCAAGGCGCTGGCGGCAAGCCTCAAGGAGACCGGCCTCGACATCGTCTCGGGCGGCACCGAAAACCACCTGATGCTTGTCGACCTCAGGCCCAAGAACGCCACCGGCAAGCGCGCCGAGGCCGCCCTCGGCCGTGCCCACATCACCTGCAACAAGAACGGCATTCCCTTTGATCCCGAAAAGCCGTTCGTGACGTCCGGCATCCGGCTCGGCACCCCGGCTGGCACCACGCGTGGTTTTGGCCAAGCCGAGTTCCGCGAGATCGGCCAGCTGATCGCCGAGGTGCTTGACGGCCTCAAGGCGGCCAATTCGGACGAGGGCAATGCCGCCGTGGAAGCCGCGGTCAAGGATAAGGTCATCGCGCTCACCGAGCGCTTCCCGCTCTATCCTTATATGGGATGACGAGGCCCTCCGGCCCCAACCGACAAGGATCGCGATGCGCTGCCCTTACTGCCAGTCCGAGGACACACAGGTAAAGGATTCCCGGCCCGCCGAGGACGGGGCGGTGATCCGGCGTCGCCGCGTTTGTCCGGACTGCGGCGGGCGCTTCACCACTTTCGAGCGGGTGCAGCTTCGCGATCTGGTCGTCGTCAAGAAATCCGGGCGCAAGGTGCCATTCGACCGCGACAAGCTGATGCGGTCCTTCGACATTGCGCTCAGGAAGCGCAATGTCGAGCCCGAACGTGTCGAGCGGGCCGTCTCCGGCATCGTGCGCCAGCTCGAAAGTTCGGGAGAGACCGAGGTTGCAGCCGATCATATCGGGCGGCTGGTGATGGAGGCACTGAAGGCGCTGGACGACGTTGCCTATGTGCGCTTTGCCTCCGTCTACAGGAACTTTCGCGAGGCCAAGGATTTCCAGGAACTGCTCGGCGAACTCGGCGGCGAGGAGGTCGCGCAGGAGCAATGACGGCCTCGCGCGGTCCGGAACAGCAGGAGACGACCGATCGCCGCTTCATGGCGGCCGCCGTCCGCTTCTCCCGCCGGCACCTCGGCCTGACCGCCACCAATCCCTCGGTCGCCACGCTGATCGTCGCCGACGACGGTGACGGGCAGGTGATCGTCGGCCGCGGCATCACCGCGCGCGGGGGGCGTCCGCATGCCGAGACCGAGGCGATCGCCGAGGCCGGCGAAAGGGCTCGCGGCGCCACCGCCTATGTCACACTCGAACCTTGCGCTCATCATGGCCGAACCCCGCCCTGCGCTGCGGCGCTGATCGCCGCCGGGGTCTCCCGGGTCGTGGGTGCTGCTTCCGACCCGGACGAGCGCGTTTCCGGGCGGGGTTATGCGATGTTGCGCGCGGCCGGCGTCGAGGTGGTGGAAGGCGTGCTGGCGGCAAAGGCCGCGGACGTGATGGCGGGCTACCTTACCCGTTCGGTGAAAAAGCGTCCGGAAGTGATTCTCAAACTTGCGGTTTCGCCCGACGGCATGATCGGTCGGCAGGGCGAAGGCCAGGTTCCCATCACCGGTCCGGTGTCGCGAGCGCAGGTGCACCTGATGCGCGCGGAGGCGGACGCGATCGTCATCGGGGTGGGCACAGCGCTTGCCGACGATCCCGAACTTACATGCCGCCTGCCCGGACTTGAAAACCGCTCTCCGGCGCGCATCGTGCTCGACAGTTCGGCCAGGCTGCCGCTGACATCCAAGCTTGTACGCACGGCGAGTGAGGTGCCGGTCCTGCTGGCCGCGGTGCCCGATGGCGCGCAGGAACGCAAGGCAGCGCTCCGGGCCGCCGGCGTCGAACTGCTGGCAACCGAGGCGTTCGACAATGCCGTCGCGCTGCCGGAACTGCTCGAAGACCTTGCCGCCAGTGGCATGTCGAACGTTCTGGTCGAAGGAGGGGCCGATACCGCGCGTGCCTTTCTGGCCGAACGGCTGGTCGACCGGATCGCGCTCTTTGCTGGTCCAACCGAAATCGGTGCCGGTGGGGTTGCCGCGCCGATCGACCGAGACCATCTGCCTGACGGCTTCCATGTCGTGCGCGAGGCGCGTTTCGGCGAGGATACCTTCATCGAACTGGCAAGATTTGGCTGAAGACCATGTTCACCGGCATCGTCACCGACATCGGCACTGTTTCGACGCTCCAAGAACTGCCCAAGGGTGCGCGCGTCAGGGTCGAGACGTCGTACGATCCGGCAACGATCGCGATCGGTGCGTCCATCGCTTGCGCCGGCGTGTGCCTGACAGTGGTTGCATTGCCGGAAGCCGGTTCGAATGCGCGCTGGTTCGAGGTCGAGGCCTGGGAGGAGGCACTGCGGCTGACCTCAGCTGGTGGCTGGCGATCTGGAACCCGTATCAACCTCGAGCGCGCATTGAAAATCGGTGACGAACTCGGCGGTCACATCGTTTCGGGCCATGTCGATGGCATGGCCGCGATCGTGGGTCGCGAGGACGAAGGAGACGCCGTGCGCTTTACGCTCGAGGCGCCGGCCGACCTTGCCCGTTTCATCGCGCCGAAAGGGTCGGTTGCTCTGGACGGGACGTCGTTGACCGTCAACAAGGTAAATGGCGTGCGCTTCGACGTGCTTCTCATTCATCACTCGCTTGCCGTGACCACCTGGGGCGAACGCGGCGTCGGTGACGCCGTCAACCTCGAGGTCGACACCATGGCGCGTTACGCGGCGCGGCTTGCGGAAGCCGCCAAAGAGGCATAGAGCATCCGGCGACCTCTCGCCGCCGTGTACGTCCCGGAGTTTCCTTGAATGAAAGCACCTGCAAAGCTCAGGCTCCTCATTGTGGAGGCGCGCTTCTACGACGAACTGTCGGACGCTCTTCTGGAAGGCGCCAAGGCGGTGCTTGACGCCGCCGGCGCTGCCTACGACGTCGTTACCGTTCCCGGCGCGCTGGAAGTGCCTGCCGCGATCTCGTTCGCGCTTGACGCCGCCGAGGAGGGTGGTGCCGACTATGACGGCTTCGTCGCGCTTGGCTGCGTCATCCGTGGCGAAACCTATCATTTCGAGATTGTCGCCAATGAATCCTCGCGCGCCCTGATGGATATCTCCATCGAGGAATCCGCCGCGATCGGCAACGGCATCCTGACGGTCGAGAATGAAGCCCAGGCATGGGCGCGCGCGCGGCGCGGGGAGGGTGACAAGGGCGGATTTGCGGCGCGCGCAGCGTTGACCATGATCGCGCTGCGCGAGACGCTCGGAGCCTGAACCTTGAACGCATCGGCAGACAGGACGCGAGGTGAGCCGCGCCAAGCCAACAAGCGTGGCGCCGCGCGCCTGGCCGCTGTACAGGCGCTTTACCAGATGGATGTCGCCGGCACCGGGTTGCTGGAGACGACCGCCGAATACGAGACCTTCCGTCTCGGCAAGGAGCTTGACGGCGCCCTCTACCGGGAGGCCGACCCGCAGTGGTTTCGCGCGATCCTGTCCGGCGTGGTCGAAAACCAGAAGACTCTGGATCCGGTGATCCGGCAGTCGCTGCTTGAAGACTGGCCGCTGTCGCGTCTCGATTCGACGCTGCGTGCCATTCTGCGTGCCTCTGTCTACGAACTGATGAAACGCTCGGACGTGCCGACAGCGGTGATCGTCTCGGAATATGTCGATATCGCCAAGGCGTTCTACGAAGAGGATGAACCCAAGGTGGTCAACGCCGTACTCGATCGCGTTGCGCGGCGCCTGCGCGGCGAGGATGCGGCCAAGGCCGGCCGATGACGGCCGGCTTCAACGAAAAGGAAGCGCGCCGCACGGCGCTGATCCTTGCCAGCGCCAGTGCCATCGTCGGTGCGGCGGCACCAATTTCGATCTCGATTGGCGGCCTTGCCGGGCTTTATCTGCTCGGGGCGGACAAGTCGCTCGCGACCGCACCGGTCACCGCCTACACGCTCGGCGTCGCGCTTGGCGCGCTGCCGCTCGCTTGGCTGGTGCGCAGGGTCGGCCAGCGCAATGGCTTCATCTCCGGAACGGTCGCCACCGCGGTCGGCAGCGCCGTCGCTACGCTGGCCCTGTTCGACGCCAATTTCTGGCTCTTCGCGCTCGGCCTACTGGTCATCGGTTTCGGCGGCGCGTCGGTTCAGCAATACCGTTTCGCCGCCGCCGACAATGCCCCATCGCACTTCAAGGCGCGCGCCATTTCAACTGTGCTCGCTGGCGGTGTGGTGATGGCGATCGTCGGCCCGCAGGTCGTCATCTTCACCCGCGACCTGTTCGCGCCGGTGATGTTCGCGGGCTCCTTCGCCGCGGTGATCGGGCTCGCCGCGCTCGGCGCGATCATCCTGTCGTTCCTGCGTCTGCATGACCGGCAGGCTGTGGCGGTCGCGGCCAGTGATGCGCCCGTCCGCCCGCTTGGCACGATCCTGCGCCAGCCCCGTTTCGTCGTATCCCTGCTGTGCGCCATCGGCTCTTATGCCTTGATGAGCTTTGTCATGACCGGTGCTCCGCTCGCCATGGTAGGCTGCGGCTTTACCCCGGACGAGGCCGCGCTCGGTATTTCCTGGCACGTCATGGCGATGTTTGCGCCGAGTTTCGTCACGGGGCGGCTGATTGCCAGGTTCGGCAAGGAGACGATCGTCGCGATCGGTTTGATTCTGCTTCTCGGTTGTGCGGCGGTCGCCTTGTCCGGTATCGCACTGTGGCAGTTCTGGTCCGCCCTCATCCTGCTTGGTATCGGCTGGAATTTCGGCTTCATCGGCGCCACGGCCATGGTCTCGGAAAC contains:
- the glyA gene encoding serine hydroxymethyltransferase, translating into MATATAVSSNADTFFNSPLAEVDPEIFGAIGKELGRQRHEIELIASENIVSRAVLEAQGSIMTNKYAEGYPGKRYYGGCQFVDIAEELAIERAKKLFDCQFANVQPNSGSQMNQAVFLALLKPGDTFMGLDLNSGGHLTHGSPVNMSGKWFNVVSYGVREDDHLLDMDAVERLAHEHKPKLILAGGTAYSRIWDWKRFREIADSVGAWLMVDMAHIAGLVAGGVHPSPLPYAHVVTTTTHKSLRGPRGGMILTNDEQVAKKVNSAVFPGLQGGPLMHVIAAKAVAFGEALQPEFRAYARDVVANAKALAASLKETGLDIVSGGTENHLMLVDLRPKNATGKRAEAALGRAHITCNKNGIPFDPEKPFVTSGIRLGTPAGTTRGFGQAEFREIGQLIAEVLDGLKAANSDEGNAAVEAAVKDKVIALTERFPLYPYMG
- the nrdR gene encoding transcriptional regulator NrdR, with translation MRCPYCQSEDTQVKDSRPAEDGAVIRRRRVCPDCGGRFTTFERVQLRDLVVVKKSGRKVPFDRDKLMRSFDIALRKRNVEPERVERAVSGIVRQLESSGETEVAADHIGRLVMEALKALDDVAYVRFASVYRNFREAKDFQELLGELGGEEVAQEQ
- the ribD gene encoding bifunctional diaminohydroxyphosphoribosylaminopyrimidine deaminase/5-amino-6-(5-phosphoribosylamino)uracil reductase RibD, with amino-acid sequence MTASRGPEQQETTDRRFMAAAVRFSRRHLGLTATNPSVATLIVADDGDGQVIVGRGITARGGRPHAETEAIAEAGERARGATAYVTLEPCAHHGRTPPCAAALIAAGVSRVVGAASDPDERVSGRGYAMLRAAGVEVVEGVLAAKAADVMAGYLTRSVKKRPEVILKLAVSPDGMIGRQGEGQVPITGPVSRAQVHLMRAEADAIVIGVGTALADDPELTCRLPGLENRSPARIVLDSSARLPLTSKLVRTASEVPVLLAAVPDGAQERKAALRAAGVELLATEAFDNAVALPELLEDLAASGMSNVLVEGGADTARAFLAERLVDRIALFAGPTEIGAGGVAAPIDRDHLPDGFHVVREARFGEDTFIELARFG
- a CDS encoding riboflavin synthase, yielding MFTGIVTDIGTVSTLQELPKGARVRVETSYDPATIAIGASIACAGVCLTVVALPEAGSNARWFEVEAWEEALRLTSAGGWRSGTRINLERALKIGDELGGHIVSGHVDGMAAIVGREDEGDAVRFTLEAPADLARFIAPKGSVALDGTSLTVNKVNGVRFDVLLIHHSLAVTTWGERGVGDAVNLEVDTMARYAARLAEAAKEA
- a CDS encoding 6,7-dimethyl-8-ribityllumazine synthase, which codes for MKAPAKLRLLIVEARFYDELSDALLEGAKAVLDAAGAAYDVVTVPGALEVPAAISFALDAAEEGGADYDGFVALGCVIRGETYHFEIVANESSRALMDISIEESAAIGNGILTVENEAQAWARARRGEGDKGGFAARAALTMIALRETLGA
- the nusB gene encoding transcription antitermination factor NusB, whose amino-acid sequence is MNASADRTRGEPRQANKRGAARLAAVQALYQMDVAGTGLLETTAEYETFRLGKELDGALYREADPQWFRAILSGVVENQKTLDPVIRQSLLEDWPLSRLDSTLRAILRASVYELMKRSDVPTAVIVSEYVDIAKAFYEEDEPKVVNAVLDRVARRLRGEDAAKAGR
- a CDS encoding MFS transporter, which gives rise to MTAGFNEKEARRTALILASASAIVGAAAPISISIGGLAGLYLLGADKSLATAPVTAYTLGVALGALPLAWLVRRVGQRNGFISGTVATAVGSAVATLALFDANFWLFALGLLVIGFGGASVQQYRFAAADNAPSHFKARAISTVLAGGVVMAIVGPQVVIFTRDLFAPVMFAGSFAAVIGLAALGAIILSFLRLHDRQAVAVAASDAPVRPLGTILRQPRFVVSLLCAIGSYALMSFVMTGAPLAMVGCGFTPDEAALGISWHVMAMFAPSFVTGRLIARFGKETIVAIGLILLLGCAAVALSGIALWQFWSALILLGIGWNFGFIGATAMVSETYSEAEKGKVQGIHDFFLFGSVAFASLMSGQVYNAWGWEMLNWIIFPVVVGCIAALALLVAAERRRVAA